One Gossypium raimondii isolate GPD5lz chromosome 3, ASM2569854v1, whole genome shotgun sequence genomic window carries:
- the LOC105794847 gene encoding protein E6 codes for MASFANHIVLFFFLLFSSSVQIQARESKFFSKIFHLGAKISPLVVPTPTPAPAPAPASAPALAPTVAPATAPANIGIQDPYYGLYGHGSGMFPPAKEGVTTSNTPTAFENDLFAEELADEKYESGYEKNNYYYNNNNNNNNGYTLSSYNNNGYSGNYNTNGYNDNYNNNGYETERQGMSDTRFVEGGKYYHNMKNENYYPNGYEFSSSKGTKNEGYYGNTENSNEFNSMEEFQNKEDQYMERQEEYVP; via the coding sequence ATGGCTTCCTTTGCAAACCACATTGTTTTATTCTTCTTTCTGCTGTTTTCTTCTTCTGTCCAGATTCAAGCTAGGGAGAGCAAGTTCTTTAGCAAGATCTTCCACCTTGGGGCCAAAATTTCTCCTCTAGTGGTACCTACACCAACGCCAGCACCAGCACCAGCACCAGCATCGGCGCCGGCACTAGCACCGACAGTGGCACCTGCAACGGCACCGGCTAACATTGGTATCCAAGATCCTTATTATGGCCTCTATGGTCATGGCTCTGGCATGTTTCCCCCTGCAAAAGAGGGTGTCACCACTAGCAACACTCCCACCGCTTTTGAAAACGATCTTTTCGCCGAGGAACTTGCGGATGAAAAATACGAGAGCGGCTACGAGAAAAACAACTACTattacaacaacaacaacaacaacaacaatggcTACACTCTCAGCAGCTACAACAACAATGGCTACAGCGGGAACTACAACACCAATGGCTACAATGACAACTACAACAACAATGGGTATGAGACAGAGAGACAAGGAATGAGTGACACCAGATTTGTAGAAGGTGGTAAGTATTATCACAATATGAAGAATGAGAATTACTACCCTAATGGATATGAGTTTTCATCAAGCAAGGGTACTAAAAATGAAGGTTACTATGGGAATACAGAGAACTCCAATGAGTTCAACTCCATGGAAGAGTTTCAGAACAAGGAAGATCAGTACATGGAGAGGCAAGAAGAGTATGTGCCCTAG